A genomic window from Bacillus sp. Marseille-P3661 includes:
- the truA gene encoding tRNA pseudouridine(38-40) synthase TruA has protein sequence MNRLKCTISYDGTSFAGFQVQPKQRTVQGEIERALKKIHKTDEIPRIAASGRTDAGVHAHGQVIHFDSPLTGINWARALNTLLPEDIIVDEVESVPTSFHARFDVIKKEYRYFLLNSQKNYVFRRNYCYHYPYRIELDAIKAAADYLIGTHDFTSFCSTKTDKQDKIRTIYTIDVIEEAGEIVFRFVGDGFLYNMVRIMVGTLLKVGQGKIKPEEIKGILDKKDRETAGKTVPGHGLHLWKVWY, from the coding sequence ATGAATCGCTTAAAGTGTACTATCTCATATGACGGGACCTCTTTTGCAGGTTTCCAAGTACAACCAAAACAGCGTACGGTTCAGGGTGAAATCGAACGGGCATTAAAAAAAATTCATAAGACGGATGAAATACCGCGCATTGCTGCATCAGGGCGAACAGATGCAGGTGTACATGCTCATGGACAAGTTATTCACTTTGATAGCCCCTTAACGGGGATTAATTGGGCACGAGCATTAAATACACTGCTACCTGAAGATATTATCGTGGACGAGGTAGAGAGCGTTCCTACTAGTTTCCACGCACGTTTTGATGTCATTAAAAAGGAATATCGTTACTTTCTTTTAAATAGTCAAAAGAACTATGTTTTTCGAAGAAATTATTGTTATCATTATCCATACCGGATTGAACTTGATGCTATTAAAGCAGCAGCTGATTATTTAATCGGTACTCATGACTTCACGTCATTTTGCTCTACTAAAACCGATAAGCAGGATAAAATACGGACAATTTATACAATTGACGTCATAGAAGAGGCCGGTGAAATAGTTTTTCGCTTTGTAGGCGATGGATTTTTATACAATATGGTACGAATAATGGTTGGTACGTTATTAAAGGTAGGTCAAGGTAAAATAAAACCTGAAGAAATTAAGGGAATTCTTGATAAAAAGGATCGGGAAACTGCTGGAAAAACAGTACCAGGTCACGGGTTGCATCTATGGAAAGTTTGGTATTAG
- the rplM gene encoding 50S ribosomal protein L13 produces the protein MRQTYMAKPQEVERKWLVIDAEGQTLGRLASEVASILRGKHKPTFTPHVDTGDHVIIINAEKIQLTGNKLNGKIYYRHTMHPGGLKTRTAKEMRDTRPEQMLELAIKGMLPKNSLGRQMFRKLNVYKGSEHPHQAQKPEVYELRG, from the coding sequence ATGCGTCAAACTTACATGGCAAAACCACAAGAAGTTGAACGTAAATGGTTAGTGATCGACGCTGAAGGTCAAACTTTAGGTCGCCTTGCAAGTGAAGTAGCATCAATTCTTCGCGGAAAGCATAAACCAACTTTTACACCACATGTTGATACTGGTGATCACGTAATCATCATTAATGCAGAAAAGATTCAATTAACTGGTAATAAGTTAAACGGAAAAATCTACTACCGTCACACTATGCATCCAGGTGGACTAAAAACACGTACTGCTAAAGAAATGCGTGATACTCGTCCAGAACAAATGCTTGAACTTGCAATTAAAGGTATGCTTCCAAAAAATAGCTTAGGACGTCAAATGTTCAGAAAGCTTAATGTATATAAAGGTAGCGAACATCCACATCAAGCACAAAAACCTGAAGTTTACGAACTTCGCGGATAA
- the rpsI gene encoding 30S ribosomal protein S9 has product MAQVQYIGTGRRKSSIARVRLVPGNGRVVINGREIEEFFNLETLHLIVKQPLVATENATNYDVFVNVIGGGFTGQAGAIRHGIARALLQADPEYRAVLKREGYLTRDARMKERKKYGLKGARRAPQFSKR; this is encoded by the coding sequence TTGGCACAGGTACAATATATTGGTACAGGACGTCGTAAAAGTTCAATCGCACGTGTTCGTTTAGTTCCAGGTAACGGACGTGTAGTAATTAATGGACGTGAAATTGAAGAATTTTTTAATCTAGAAACATTACACTTAATCGTAAAGCAACCACTAGTTGCTACTGAAAATGCTACAAACTATGATGTATTCGTAAACGTTATTGGCGGTGGATTCACTGGCCAAGCTGGTGCAATTCGTCATGGTATTGCTCGTGCATTATTACAAGCTGACCCTGAATATCGTGCAGTTCTTAAGCGTGAAGGTTACTTAACTCGTGACGCACGTATGAAAGAACGTAAGAAGTACGGTCTTAAAGGCGCTCGTCGTGCACCTCAGTTCTCGAAGCGTTAA
- a CDS encoding YbaK family protein, whose product MNVITTFKEKRHAKQIAFEHKLLRELSLKSLKEKVKLFFSPFFKSNSIYATAIEDGSVDMAIEAYLLGAKMSRFGYFGETEDQVRQRCYKEEQYLIDNLFDYLQYWGATGGNDLVSESLFHACEQYIGNWWKEGFRKGELRYRLRLH is encoded by the coding sequence ATGAATGTGATCACTACTTTTAAAGAGAAAAGACATGCTAAGCAAATAGCATTTGAACATAAACTCCTTAGAGAATTATCACTTAAATCACTAAAAGAGAAAGTAAAGTTATTCTTTTCTCCTTTCTTTAAATCTAATTCCATCTATGCAACTGCTATTGAGGATGGTAGTGTTGACATGGCCATTGAGGCATATTTATTAGGTGCTAAAATGAGCAGATTTGGCTATTTTGGTGAAACTGAGGATCAAGTTCGACAACGGTGCTACAAGGAAGAGCAATATTTAATTGATAACTTATTTGATTATTTACAATACTGGGGAGCAACAGGCGGAAATGATTTGGTTAGTGAATCTTTATTTCATGCATGTGAGCAGTATATTGGAAACTGGTGGAAGGAAGGATTTAGAAAAGGGGAATTAAGGTATAGGCTTCGCCTACACTAA